Proteins encoded by one window of Campylobacter concisus:
- the rfaD gene encoding ADP-glyceromanno-heptose 6-epimerase → MNLNGKKIVITGGAGFIGSALAHYFDENYKDAHVLVVDKFRNDETFSNGNLKSFGHFKNLLGFKGEIYAGDINDPSTLEKIKSFRPDVIYHEAAISDTTVKEQDELIKTNVNAFVNLLDICESLGAKMIYASSGATYGNAKSPQTVGECEAPNNVYGFSKLSMDNINKIYAKRGVSVVGLRYFNVFGKGEFFKNKTASMVLQFGLQILAGKTPRLFEGSDQIKRDFVYIKDIIDANIKALDAPSGVYNAATGKARSFQDIADILQREIGVNLGNEYIKNPFIGSYQFHTEADVAPAREAFGFSATWSLEEAIKDYLPEIKRIYKEELNG, encoded by the coding sequence ATGAATTTAAATGGAAAAAAAATAGTTATAACTGGCGGTGCTGGCTTTATCGGCTCAGCCTTGGCGCACTATTTTGATGAAAACTACAAAGATGCTCACGTGCTTGTCGTGGATAAATTTAGAAACGACGAGACATTTAGCAATGGCAACCTAAAAAGCTTTGGCCATTTTAAAAATTTACTTGGCTTTAAGGGCGAAATTTACGCTGGCGATATCAACGACCCTAGCACGCTTGAGAAGATAAAAAGCTTTCGCCCAGACGTCATCTACCACGAAGCAGCGATCTCAGATACGACCGTAAAAGAGCAAGACGAGCTAATAAAAACAAATGTAAACGCCTTTGTAAATTTGCTTGATATCTGCGAGAGTTTGGGCGCAAAGATGATCTACGCTAGCTCAGGGGCGACTTACGGCAACGCAAAGAGCCCACAAACCGTTGGCGAGTGCGAAGCACCAAATAACGTCTATGGCTTTAGTAAGCTAAGCATGGATAATATCAATAAAATTTACGCAAAGCGCGGCGTGAGCGTGGTTGGACTGAGGTATTTTAATGTCTTTGGCAAGGGCGAGTTTTTCAAAAACAAAACTGCCTCGATGGTGCTTCAGTTTGGCTTGCAAATTTTAGCTGGCAAGACCCCAAGACTCTTTGAGGGCAGCGACCAGATCAAACGTGACTTTGTTTACATAAAAGATATCATTGACGCAAACATAAAAGCACTTGATGCGCCAAGTGGCGTCTATAACGCAGCTACTGGCAAGGCTAGGAGCTTTCAAGATATCGCTGACATCTTGCAGCGAGAGATTGGCGTAAATTTAGGCAACGAATACATCAAAAACCCATTTATCGGCTCATATCAGTTTCACACAGAGGCCGACGTAGCCCCAGCTCGCGAGGCATTTGGCTTTAGTGCGACTTGGAGTCTTGAAGAGGCGATAAAAGACTACTTGCCGGAGATAAAGAGAATTTATAAGGAAGAGCTAAATGGCTAA
- the gmhB gene encoding D-glycero-beta-D-manno-heptose 1,7-bisphosphate 7-phosphatase, which produces MNKNEPIKALFLDRDGVINEDAGYVYEIEDFKFIDGIFDALREFAGAGYKLFVVTNQSGIGRGYYTQEQFDALNKFMLESFKKEQIFITKVYYCPHAPEQKCSCRKPNPKMILDAKDEFNIDLENSLMIGDKPSDVEAGKRAGVGRNFLLDGINFKNVRDVLNKLKKEKSL; this is translated from the coding sequence ATGAATAAAAATGAGCCTATTAAAGCACTTTTTCTGGATAGAGACGGCGTAATAAACGAAGATGCTGGATATGTTTACGAGATAGAAGATTTTAAATTTATCGATGGCATTTTTGATGCGTTAAGAGAATTTGCTGGGGCTGGCTATAAGCTCTTTGTCGTGACAAATCAATCAGGCATCGGCAGGGGCTACTACACGCAGGAGCAGTTTGATGCTCTAAATAAATTTATGCTAGAAAGCTTTAAAAAAGAGCAAATTTTCATCACCAAAGTCTATTATTGTCCGCACGCTCCAGAACAAAAGTGTAGCTGCAGAAAGCCAAATCCAAAAATGATACTTGACGCAAAAGATGAGTTTAACATTGACCTTGAAAACTCGCTCATGATAGGTGATAAGCCAAGCGACGTTGAGGCTGGCAAAAGAGCAGGTGTTGGTAGAAATTTCTTGCTTGATGGCATAAATTTTAAAAATGTAAGAGATGTTTTAAATAAGCTAAAAAAGGAAAAATCACTATGA
- a CDS encoding c-type cytochrome, with protein sequence MKKLLIVSSVAALLSTAAFAADGAAIYKKCIACHGAKAEKVFNNKVPALTSLDAAAIEEALKGYKTGANKFGLGAMMKPIATPMSDEDAKAVAEYIQTLK encoded by the coding sequence ATGAAAAAATTACTAATTGTTTCTAGCGTTGCGGCTCTACTTTCAACTGCTGCCTTTGCTGCAGATGGTGCTGCTATCTACAAAAAATGCATCGCCTGTCATGGCGCAAAAGCTGAAAAAGTGTTTAATAATAAAGTTCCAGCTTTAACATCTCTTGATGCAGCAGCTATCGAAGAGGCACTAAAGGGTTATAAAACAGGAGCAAATAAATTTGGTCTTGGCGCTATGATGAAACCAATCGCTACTCCAATGAGCGACGAAGATGCAAAAGCAGTAGCTGAATACATCCAAACTTTAAAATAA